A genome region from Pseudorca crassidens isolate mPseCra1 chromosome 20, mPseCra1.hap1, whole genome shotgun sequence includes the following:
- the FIZ1 gene encoding flt3-interacting zinc finger protein 1 isoform X4 produces MDDAPLPAPPVPAPAPPAVAPRVPFHCSECGKSFRYRSDLRRHFARHTALKPHACPRCGKGFKHSFNLANHLRSHTGERPYRCSACPKGFRDSTGLLHHQVVHTGEKPYCCLVCELRFSSRSSLGRHLKRQHRGVLPSPLQPGPGLPALSAPCSVCCNVGPCSVCGGAGAGGGEGPEGAGAGPGSWGLAEAAAAAAASLPPFACGACARRFDQGRELAAHWAAHTDVKPFKCPRCERDFNAPALLERHKLTHDLQGPGAPPAQAWVSGAGAVPETASEGDAAEAGEAQPAWDGRLLLGRAGGGVPELGGLLPESGGEAPAPAAAAEPSEDTLYQCDCGTFFASAAALASHLEAHSRPATYGCGHCGALYAALAALEEHRRASHGEGGGAEEAAAPAPEREPASGEPASGSGRGKKIFGCSECEKLFRSPRDLERHVLVHTGEKPFPCLECGKFFRHECYLKRHRLLHGTERPFPCHICGKGFITLSNLSRHLKLHRGMD; encoded by the exons ATGGATGACGCCCCGCTGCCAGCGCCCCCGGTCCCTGCCCCGGCTCCGCCCGCTGTTGCCCCCCGCGTCCCGTTTCACTGCAGTGAGTGTGGCAAGAGCTTCCGCTACCGCTCGGACCTGCGGCGCCACTTCGCTCGGCACACTGCGCTCAAACCTCACGCGTGTCCGCGCTGCGGCAAAGGCTTCAAGCACAGCTTCAACCTGGCCAACCACCTGCGCTCGCACACCGGCGAGCGGCCCTACCGCTGCTCCGCCTGCCCCAAGGGGTTCCGAGACTCCACCGGCCTGCTGCACCACCAG gTCGTCCACACTGGCGAGAAGCCCTACTGCTGCCTAGTCTGCGAGCTCCGCTTCTCCTCGCGCTCCAGCCTGGGCCGCCACCTCAAGCGCCAGCACCGTGGGGTGCTCCCGTCCCCCCTGCAGCCCGGCCCAGGCCTGCCCGCCCTGAGCGCTCCCTGCTCGGTCTGCTGCAACGTGGGGCCCTGCTCGGTGTGCGGGGGCGCGGGGGCTGGCGGCGGAGAGGGCCCAGAGGGGGCAGGCGCGGGCCCGGGGAGCTGGGGGCTGGCGgaggcggcggccgcggcggcggcCTCACTGCCCCCGTTCGCGTGCGGTGCTTGCGCGCGGCGCTTCGACCAGGGCCGCGAGCTGGCAGCCCACTGGGCTGCGCACACCGACGTGAAGCCCTTCAAGTGTCCGCGCTGTGAGCGCGACTTCAACGCCCCCGCGCTGCTGGAGAGGCACAAGCTGACCCACGACCTGCAGGGACCGGGCGCGCCCCCCGCGCAGGCCTGGGTCTCCGGGGCTGGCGCCGTGCCCGAGACGGCCAGCGAGGGCGACGCTGCGGAGGCGGGCGAGGCTCAGCCGGCCTGGGACGGCAGGCTGCTCCTGGGCCGCGCCGGGGGCGGCGTGCCCGAGCTGGGGGGCCTGCTCCCCGAGAGCGGCGGGGAGGCCCCTGCGCCCGCAGCCGCGGCCGAGCCGTCGGAAGACACCCTCTACCAGTGCGACTGCGGGACCTTCTTCGCGTCGGCGGCGGCGCTGGCCAGCCACCTGGAGGCGCACTCGCGCCCCGCGACCTACGGCTGCGGCCACTGCGGGGCCCTCTACGCGGCCCTGGCGGCCCTGGAGGAGCACCGGCGCGCCAGCCACGGCGAGGGCGGCGGtgcggaggaggcggcggcgccCGCCCCGGAGAGGGAGCCCGCGTCTGGGGAGCCTGCGTCCGGCTCGGGCCGCGGCAAGAAGATCTTCGGCTGCTCCGAGTGCGAGAAGCTGTTCCGCTCGCCGCGGGACCTGGAGCGGCACGTGCTGGTGCACACGGGCGAGAAGCCGTTCCCGTGCCTGGAGTGCGGCAAGTTCTTCCGCCACGAGTGCTACCTCAAGCGCCACCGGCTGCTGCACGGCACCGAGCGGCCCTTCCCCTGCCATATCTGCGGCAAGGGCTTCATCACGCTCAGCAACCTCTCCAGGCACCTGAAGCTGCACCGGGGCATGGACTGA
- the FIZ1 gene encoding flt3-interacting zinc finger protein 1 isoform X3, whose protein sequence is MSPRSRESPHPPLPSHHATMDDAPLPAPPVPAPAPPAVAPRVPFHCSECGKSFRYRSDLRRHFARHTALKPHACPRCGKGFKHSFNLANHLRSHTGERPYRCSACPKGFRDSTGLLHHQVVHTGEKPYCCLVCELRFSSRSSLGRHLKRQHRGVLPSPLQPGPGLPALSAPCSVCCNVGPCSVCGGAGAGGGEGPEGAGAGPGSWGLAEAAAAAAASLPPFACGACARRFDQGRELAAHWAAHTDVKPFKCPRCERDFNAPALLERHKLTHDLQGPGAPPAQAWVSGAGAVPETASEGDAAEAGEAQPAWDGRLLLGRAGGGVPELGGLLPESGGEAPAPAAAAEPSEDTLYQCDCGTFFASAAALASHLEAHSRPATYGCGHCGALYAALAALEEHRRASHGEGGGAEEAAAPAPEREPASGEPASGSGRGKKIFGCSECEKLFRSPRDLERHVLVHTGEKPFPCLECGKFFRHECYLKRHRLLHGTERPFPCHICGKGFITLSNLSRHLKLHRGMD, encoded by the exons ATGTCTCCCCGCTCCAGAGAGAGCCCCCACCCGCCACTGCCCTCGCACCACGCCACCATGGATGACGCCCCGCTGCCAGCGCCCCCGGTCCCTGCCCCGGCTCCGCCCGCTGTTGCCCCCCGCGTCCCGTTTCACTGCAGTGAGTGTGGCAAGAGCTTCCGCTACCGCTCGGACCTGCGGCGCCACTTCGCTCGGCACACTGCGCTCAAACCTCACGCGTGTCCGCGCTGCGGCAAAGGCTTCAAGCACAGCTTCAACCTGGCCAACCACCTGCGCTCGCACACCGGCGAGCGGCCCTACCGCTGCTCCGCCTGCCCCAAGGGGTTCCGAGACTCCACCGGCCTGCTGCACCACCAG gTCGTCCACACTGGCGAGAAGCCCTACTGCTGCCTAGTCTGCGAGCTCCGCTTCTCCTCGCGCTCCAGCCTGGGCCGCCACCTCAAGCGCCAGCACCGTGGGGTGCTCCCGTCCCCCCTGCAGCCCGGCCCAGGCCTGCCCGCCCTGAGCGCTCCCTGCTCGGTCTGCTGCAACGTGGGGCCCTGCTCGGTGTGCGGGGGCGCGGGGGCTGGCGGCGGAGAGGGCCCAGAGGGGGCAGGCGCGGGCCCGGGGAGCTGGGGGCTGGCGgaggcggcggccgcggcggcggcCTCACTGCCCCCGTTCGCGTGCGGTGCTTGCGCGCGGCGCTTCGACCAGGGCCGCGAGCTGGCAGCCCACTGGGCTGCGCACACCGACGTGAAGCCCTTCAAGTGTCCGCGCTGTGAGCGCGACTTCAACGCCCCCGCGCTGCTGGAGAGGCACAAGCTGACCCACGACCTGCAGGGACCGGGCGCGCCCCCCGCGCAGGCCTGGGTCTCCGGGGCTGGCGCCGTGCCCGAGACGGCCAGCGAGGGCGACGCTGCGGAGGCGGGCGAGGCTCAGCCGGCCTGGGACGGCAGGCTGCTCCTGGGCCGCGCCGGGGGCGGCGTGCCCGAGCTGGGGGGCCTGCTCCCCGAGAGCGGCGGGGAGGCCCCTGCGCCCGCAGCCGCGGCCGAGCCGTCGGAAGACACCCTCTACCAGTGCGACTGCGGGACCTTCTTCGCGTCGGCGGCGGCGCTGGCCAGCCACCTGGAGGCGCACTCGCGCCCCGCGACCTACGGCTGCGGCCACTGCGGGGCCCTCTACGCGGCCCTGGCGGCCCTGGAGGAGCACCGGCGCGCCAGCCACGGCGAGGGCGGCGGtgcggaggaggcggcggcgccCGCCCCGGAGAGGGAGCCCGCGTCTGGGGAGCCTGCGTCCGGCTCGGGCCGCGGCAAGAAGATCTTCGGCTGCTCCGAGTGCGAGAAGCTGTTCCGCTCGCCGCGGGACCTGGAGCGGCACGTGCTGGTGCACACGGGCGAGAAGCCGTTCCCGTGCCTGGAGTGCGGCAAGTTCTTCCGCCACGAGTGCTACCTCAAGCGCCACCGGCTGCTGCACGGCACCGAGCGGCCCTTCCCCTGCCATATCTGCGGCAAGGGCTTCATCACGCTCAGCAACCTCTCCAGGCACCTGAAGCTGCACCGGGGCATGGACTGA
- the FIZ1 gene encoding flt3-interacting zinc finger protein 1 isoform X2, with translation MATSLLSPHHHSMRESPHPPLPSHHATMDDAPLPAPPVPAPAPPAVAPRVPFHCSECGKSFRYRSDLRRHFARHTALKPHACPRCGKGFKHSFNLANHLRSHTGERPYRCSACPKGFRDSTGLLHHQVVHTGEKPYCCLVCELRFSSRSSLGRHLKRQHRGVLPSPLQPGPGLPALSAPCSVCCNVGPCSVCGGAGAGGGEGPEGAGAGPGSWGLAEAAAAAAASLPPFACGACARRFDQGRELAAHWAAHTDVKPFKCPRCERDFNAPALLERHKLTHDLQGPGAPPAQAWVSGAGAVPETASEGDAAEAGEAQPAWDGRLLLGRAGGGVPELGGLLPESGGEAPAPAAAAEPSEDTLYQCDCGTFFASAAALASHLEAHSRPATYGCGHCGALYAALAALEEHRRASHGEGGGAEEAAAPAPEREPASGEPASGSGRGKKIFGCSECEKLFRSPRDLERHVLVHTGEKPFPCLECGKFFRHECYLKRHRLLHGTERPFPCHICGKGFITLSNLSRHLKLHRGMD, from the exons AGAGAGCCCCCACCCGCCACTGCCCTCGCACCACGCCACCATGGATGACGCCCCGCTGCCAGCGCCCCCGGTCCCTGCCCCGGCTCCGCCCGCTGTTGCCCCCCGCGTCCCGTTTCACTGCAGTGAGTGTGGCAAGAGCTTCCGCTACCGCTCGGACCTGCGGCGCCACTTCGCTCGGCACACTGCGCTCAAACCTCACGCGTGTCCGCGCTGCGGCAAAGGCTTCAAGCACAGCTTCAACCTGGCCAACCACCTGCGCTCGCACACCGGCGAGCGGCCCTACCGCTGCTCCGCCTGCCCCAAGGGGTTCCGAGACTCCACCGGCCTGCTGCACCACCAG gTCGTCCACACTGGCGAGAAGCCCTACTGCTGCCTAGTCTGCGAGCTCCGCTTCTCCTCGCGCTCCAGCCTGGGCCGCCACCTCAAGCGCCAGCACCGTGGGGTGCTCCCGTCCCCCCTGCAGCCCGGCCCAGGCCTGCCCGCCCTGAGCGCTCCCTGCTCGGTCTGCTGCAACGTGGGGCCCTGCTCGGTGTGCGGGGGCGCGGGGGCTGGCGGCGGAGAGGGCCCAGAGGGGGCAGGCGCGGGCCCGGGGAGCTGGGGGCTGGCGgaggcggcggccgcggcggcggcCTCACTGCCCCCGTTCGCGTGCGGTGCTTGCGCGCGGCGCTTCGACCAGGGCCGCGAGCTGGCAGCCCACTGGGCTGCGCACACCGACGTGAAGCCCTTCAAGTGTCCGCGCTGTGAGCGCGACTTCAACGCCCCCGCGCTGCTGGAGAGGCACAAGCTGACCCACGACCTGCAGGGACCGGGCGCGCCCCCCGCGCAGGCCTGGGTCTCCGGGGCTGGCGCCGTGCCCGAGACGGCCAGCGAGGGCGACGCTGCGGAGGCGGGCGAGGCTCAGCCGGCCTGGGACGGCAGGCTGCTCCTGGGCCGCGCCGGGGGCGGCGTGCCCGAGCTGGGGGGCCTGCTCCCCGAGAGCGGCGGGGAGGCCCCTGCGCCCGCAGCCGCGGCCGAGCCGTCGGAAGACACCCTCTACCAGTGCGACTGCGGGACCTTCTTCGCGTCGGCGGCGGCGCTGGCCAGCCACCTGGAGGCGCACTCGCGCCCCGCGACCTACGGCTGCGGCCACTGCGGGGCCCTCTACGCGGCCCTGGCGGCCCTGGAGGAGCACCGGCGCGCCAGCCACGGCGAGGGCGGCGGtgcggaggaggcggcggcgccCGCCCCGGAGAGGGAGCCCGCGTCTGGGGAGCCTGCGTCCGGCTCGGGCCGCGGCAAGAAGATCTTCGGCTGCTCCGAGTGCGAGAAGCTGTTCCGCTCGCCGCGGGACCTGGAGCGGCACGTGCTGGTGCACACGGGCGAGAAGCCGTTCCCGTGCCTGGAGTGCGGCAAGTTCTTCCGCCACGAGTGCTACCTCAAGCGCCACCGGCTGCTGCACGGCACCGAGCGGCCCTTCCCCTGCCATATCTGCGGCAAGGGCTTCATCACGCTCAGCAACCTCTCCAGGCACCTGAAGCTGCACCGGGGCATGGACTGA